In the Blautia coccoides genome, GTTAAGAAGCCTTTTAAAATCAGCATTCCTGCTTCCCATGGCTGTTCCGGTGGCTTCTGTTGTCCTGCTTTGGAGAGTGACCTTTCACGCAGACGGATTTCTCAGCCTCCTGGCCGTTCATACAGGCCATGCGGCAGCAGACTGGATGAATACCGGATATGCCTTCTGGGTATTGGTGTTCAGCTATATATGGAAGAACCTGGGGTATAATATTGTACTTTGGACAGCGGGGCTGTCCGGTATTCCCTATCATCTGTATGAGGCCGCCAGAATTGACGGTGCAGGGGAGTGGGCTTGTTTCCGGAAGATCACACTTCCCGGTTTAAAGCCGGTACTCTATACCATCACGGTCCTGTCCCTTCTTAACTCTTTTAAGGTGTTTCGGGAGGGATACCTGGCCGCAGGGGATTATCCGGACGAGAGTATGTATCTTCTGCAGCATCTGTTCAATAACTGGTTCCGGGAAATGGATTTTGATAAGCTGGCAGCAGCGGCTGTATTGATGGTTTTTGTTATCTTCGGACTTATATCCATGCTGAAACGTTCCTGGGACCTTGAGGAGTGAATAAAATGAGCAAAAAAATAACAGGATTTCTGCTGCTTCTCCTGGGAGCGGCTGTCTGTTACCCGGTTTTCTTCCTTTTTATCGGCTCCCTCATGGGAACCGGTGAATTAAAATATCATTTGGGTGCAGTACACGGACTTGGGGAAGGCATCGTGTCATGGAGCCTTCTTCCCCTTACCCCTACCCTCAGGCATTATGTAGAACTTCTCTTGGACACCCCGGAGTTTTTCCATATGTTCTGGAACTCCACAGCACTTTCCGCCGGTATTCTGGCCGGACAGTTACTAGTTGGAGTTCCCGCTGCCTGGGGATTTGCAAAATATGAGTTTCCCTTAAAAAAGCTGCTATTTACCTTATACATACTGCTCATGATGATGCCGTTCCAGGTGACTATGCTTTCCAGCTATCTGGTACTGTCCAAAATGCAGCTCACAGACACACTCCGGGCAGTTATTCTTCCGTGTGCTTTCTCCACCTTTCCCGTTTTTATCATGTACCGTTTTTTCTGCGGAATTCCCCAGGCGATCACGGATGCGGCAAAAATAGACGGAGCCGGTGAGTTGGCCATCTTTTGGCATATAGGTATCCCCCTTGGTTCCTCAGGCATTGTATCAGCGGTCGTACTGGGATTTCTGGAATCCTGGAATCTGATAGAACAGCCGCTGACCTTTTTTAAAAGTAAAAATCTCTGGCCGCTTTCTCTGTACTTACCAAAAATCAGTCCGGAAAGGGCCGGAATCTCCTTTGCCGCCTCTGTTATAACTCTGCTTCCCGCTCTTTTTGTTTTCCTGTGCGGACAGGATTATCTGGAACAGGGGATCGTGGCAGCAGCGGTCAAAGAATAGAGAGGATGTACATTATGATCCATAATAAAAAACAATTACCCGATATTCAGAAAAAAGCCGGTCAGGCTCTTGCCGTATTTCTGGCAGTTATGGCTTTTCTCACAATTCTGTCACGGGCCGCAGCAAACATAATAACCCCAACCGTCGTATGTATTGTGCCGCAAAAGGCTGCCCTGGAGTATGAGATTACCGCATCAGGGATCGTGAAGGAAAAGCAGCAGCAGGCAGTCAACACCGTTCCCGGCATCCGTGTAAAAAAGGTTCTTGTCAGTGAGGGGGACCGCGTTTCCGAACAAGACATACTATTTGAACTGGATATGGAAGATCTGGAAGAAAAAATCCTGTTAAAGAACCAGGAAATCGAAAAGTTAAAGCTTGGATTAAGTGACAGCAGAGAAAAAAGCAGGCTGGAGCAGCAGAATAAAAGCCTGGAACAGAGCAGGGCCGACGAGGATTTCCAAAGAACAGAAGAAAGCCTGGACGCACAGGTGCAGAATGCCTCTGAAGCCCTTGCAGAAGCCCAGAGCCGTTTAGAACAATTCGACATTCAAAAGGCAGACGCTCAGGAGAGCAGTCCTGATTCTGTGGGAGAAGAACTGCAAAAGACCAGCGAAGAAAGGCTTCTTCTTTTGGAGCAGGCTGAGGCGGATCTGGAACTGAAAAAAGAACTTTTAGAGCAGGCCAAGACAGATAATAAACCACAGGATATTCTGGCGGAGCTGGAAAAGGATACAGAGGAGTCCCAAAAAGCGATGCAGTCAGCCAAAGAAGCCTCTTTGTCAGCAGATCAGGCCCTGGAGTCCTGGCAGGCGGCGAGAGAAGCCCTGGAAGACCAATTTTCAGAGACACAGCGCCAGATACTTGCAGATGCTTGTATGCAGGCTCAAAACGCCTATGAGGACGCTCTGAGGCAGAGAGAGGAAGGACTGACGGGCGCGCAGAGAAAAATCGAGGATACCCGGAAACGAACAGCACCGGACAGTACACCGAAAACCACAGAGATGGAAATAGAAGCTCTGCAGATAGAACTGGATAAATATACTGCACTTCAAAAAAACAATGGGCAGATACTTTCCCCCGCAGAAGGGATTGTCCGAAAGGTCCAAGTGGAAGCCGGCAGCGCGACAGCAGAGAGCAGTTCTGTCACCCTGGCGGATCTATCTTCCGGTTCCAGATATACGGCCTCTATTCCTAAGGAACAGGCTGAAATGATCGCAGAGGATGTAACCGTCAAGTTAAAATCCGCTGACGGAAAAAAAGTATCAGAAGAGCTTACCATAAATTCCATAAACGAAAACAAAGACGACCCTGATTTGACTGATATTGCAGTAGATATCAAAAACAGAGAATTTGACATAGATGAACACGCATCACTTGAGATCAAAAAGCAGTCTGTGACCTATTCCTGTGTGGTTCCCCTGGAGGCGCTCCGTATGGAAGATAAGCAATATTTAGTTCTCACAGTCCAGGAGACGGAAACTATACTGGGAAAGGAACTCACAGCCGTCCGCACCGATGTGACGGTTCTTGAAAAAAATAATACTATGGCAGCCTTAAAAGACGATGCTTTAAACGGAAGCAGCCAGATCATTCTCACCTCCCAAAAGACTGTAAAAGCAGGCGACCGCATACGCCTGAAGGAAGAATGAGGCGGACAGCGGGGCATGTGATGCAGCTCCTTTTTGGAGTCATATGCTTCATATGTCTTGCCCAGGCTCTTTCTTGCGGGGAAACCCATACGGATAAAAATACCTGTGTCATACAGAGTGGTGACCAAATGGACGGATACCAGGCCCTGTCCCTGATTCGAGGCAGCCGGGATACGGATTTGCATTTTACCCTCTGGGGAGAGTCCGAAAATATATTGGTTGCGGCACCCAGTCTGAACAGGAAAACAAATGCCAGCCTCATCACAACAGCCGGCAGCTCCGGTCTGGTCCTGCCCGGCACCCGTACTCTCGAAAATACAGATACCGGGGGCTGTCTGATCGATGAAAAATTGTCTGTGGATCTCTTTGGAAGTTCTGAAATATGCGGGGAGACCCTTCTGATAGAGGGCAGAAAATATAAAATCCTGGGAATTCTCTACGGCCACAGAGGCATTGCCCTTATACCGGCAGAAAAGGATACAGGAACTGTGATCGATCGTGTATCTCTCAAAATTCCCGAAAAGGAAAACCAGCAGGAAACCATCCGTCGTTTCTCGGGCAGTACAGGGATACAGGGAAACTTGATCCCATTGTACCTGTATAAAGCTTTTTCAGACGCTCTGATTCGTGTTACTGCCTCGTTTTTTCTGCTTTTTCTTCTGATTGGCATATTCAGAAAGATAAAGGTGCGCAGCCGTAAATACACTGTCATATTCTTCCTTGCCGCAGGATTATTAAGCGCCGCTGCATGTATATGGGTTTTAGATATAAACATCAGGGTCACAGGAGATATGCTTCCTTCCAAATGGTCTGATTTTGATTTCTGGTCAGAGTCGGCAAGGCAGAAAGCCGGCGAAGCGGCCCTGCTTTTTAAAATAGAAAAAAGTAAGATGGAATATGATCAGTTTACATCTTCTTTAACCTCAGTATTTTTCAGCCTTTGTTCTGTTTTGCCGGGCTTTCTTTTTCTGCGCAGTCTCAGGATCAAAAAGCTTTCCTCCCTCCTGGTCATGACCGTTTTTTTTCTGCTGCTTTCCTTTTCTTTTTGTATTCTGCACGGACCGGACAGCAGCCTTCTTGTACAGGAACGGATCCTCTGGCTGTTTTTTCCATTCTGTCTGCTGCTTAAATATCTGGATACGCAGTTGGATGATGTCCCGTTTTGGAAGAAACATCCATAGTATTTTCATGGCAGCTCCTATTGTTCTAAACCGAGTTTTCCATTATACTGAAATCACCTCTCTTTTTGGTGCACGAAAAGAGAGGAATTCCAAATGAAAATACGCTAAAATCAAAGAATAAAAGGAGCCGATAAAAATGGATTGGATAGAACGTCTCAATAAAGCCATCAACTATCTGGAAGAACATATCAGAGAGGATATTGATCTAGAACAGACAGCAAAAATAGCCTGCTGTTCCACCTATCACTTTCAAAGAATGTTTACCTATATGGCAGGAATTCCGCTTTCGGAATATATCCGCCGCAGACGCATGTCCCTGGCGGCTGCGGACCTGCAGCGCAGTGATGCAAAAATAGTGGATATTGCCTTGAAATACGGCTATACTTCACCTACCGCATTCAACCGTGCCTTTCAAAGTGTACACAAGATCACACCTTCCGCAGCAAAGAAAGCAGGTACTTCCATAAAATCTTATCCTCCTATCAGTTTCAAGATCATGATAAAAGGAGTCGAAGAGATGAATTACAGAATTGAGGAAAAAGAAGCCTTCCGTATTGTGGGTATTTCACAGCCCATGCACAAGGAAGTGGAGAAGAACTTTGAGATTGTTCCACAGATGTGGGGCAAGGCGGCAGCCGACGGTACCATACCGAAGCTGGCTGCCATGATGGACCGGCAGCCCATGGGACTTTTAGGCGTCAGTGCCTGCAACGACAGGGAAGAATGGAAATATTTTATTGCCGTTTCCAGCAGTCTGCCTGCCACAGAGGATTTGGAGGAATATGAGGTTCCTGCTTCCACCTGGGCAATTTTCTCCGGTTCCGGCACCAATTTATCCATTCAGGAGCTGGAACAGCGGATCGTCACAGAATGGCTTCCCACATCCGGATATGAATACGCAGACAAGCCGGATATCGAAGTCTACCTAAACCCGGATCCCCAAAATGCCCAGTATGAGGTATGGATCCCTATTGTGAAATAGAATATTTAAGAAGAAGCCGCAGTGCATTTCAGAATGTGCCGCGGCTTCTCTCTTTTGGCAGCAGTATGTGATTTGACAATTTTATAATAGATACACTATAATCAAGCTATCAAAAGAAAAGGAGACCCCCATTGAAAAAGACTATATTATTATTGGAAGATGACGAAAATCTGAACCGGGGAATATCCATGCGTCTGGAAAAAGAAGGGTATCATGTCCTGTCTGCATTTACAGCCTTTGAAGCTGAGGAGCTGTTTGAAAAAAATGAAGTCCACCTGATCATCAGTGACATTAATCTGAGGGAAGGCAGCGGCATGGACTTCTGCCGCAGGATAAGAGAAAAAAGCAGTGTCTATATTATTTTCCTGACAGCTCTTGACCAGGAGACTGACATTGTAGCCGGCTATGACATAGGGGCAGATGATTACATTACAAAGCCCTTCAGCCTGATGATACTCGTATCAAAAGTACACGCGCTCATGAAAAGAGTGGAAACGTCAAAGCCCTCTGTTCTGAAATGCGGTGATATCCGTGTGTTCCTCCATGAAATGAAGGTGTGGAAAAATGAGGAGCCTCTATCCCTCAGTAAAAAAGAGCTGCAGCTTTTGATCTTTTTTCTGGAAAATCCACAGCAGATTTTTTCAAAGGAGCAGATTGCGGAGGCTGTATGGGATATTGACGGTCAGTTCGTAGATGACAATACCGTACCCGTCAATATCAGCCGCCTCAAAGCTAAACTGGAGTGGGACGCTGTACAAAACGTGAGAGGAATGGGATACATATGGACAAAGGACGTAACAAAAGAATAGCTGTTTTTATAGGTCTACTGGCACTCCTTTTGTTTGGTACACTATACACCGCTTTTCAGTGGATCAATACCGTACACATGGAAAACGACATGCTTCTGGGAAGACTGATCCTAGCAAAACCTGAAACAAAAGGGGAGTATGTCAGTGCTGTAGAGGGAAGATCAGAGTTTGACATTAGTGAGGCACTGGCTGCCGGCCGGGCAGCCAAAGCTGAATATGGTTACTCGGGCAGATATGCAGCCGCTTCGCCCTCTATTGCCTCCTTTCTGCCTGTTTTGCTGCTGAGTGCCTTATTTTTCGCTCTTCTTCTGTCCTTTCTGATCTTATATCAGAAAAAGCTTCAAAGCCAGGCAGAGTTTAGGATCTTCCGGCTTGAGGACCAGGCGGCGCAGCTTACGCAGGAGAACCGCCTTCTGCAATCCCGGATAGAACGGGAAACGGCGGAGACAAAAACACTGGTCACAGATATTTCCCACCAGTTAAAGACCCCCCTTGCCTCCCTCAAAATGTGTTATGAGATTGCAGACACCAGCAGTTTTACAAAAGAAGAACAGCAGTCCTTTCTCATGCAGGGAAAAAATGAAGTGATCAAGCTGGAAAATCTGACAAAATCCCTGATCCAGTTATCCCGGCTGGAGACAAACATGATCCTTCTGGAACCTGTAAAAGCCAGCTTAAAAAAAACGCTTCAAAGTGCTGTCAACAGTGTTTATATGAAAGCGTTTCAGAAAAATATAACACTCTCCGTAAATGAATTCCAGGATGAGGAAGTCATGCAGGATCCCCGCTGGACCCAGGAGGCACTGGTGAATATACTCGACAATGCAGTAAAATACTCCTCCCCTCAGTCTGCTGTAGAGATCCGGGTGGAACCTATGGTCAGCTATTTTCTCATTGAGATAGAAGACCAGGGCATGGGGATTCCAAAAGAGGAGAGGAACCAAATCTTCAAACGCTTTTACAGGGGTAAATCCTCCGCTGTCCAGGAAACTGACGGCTCAGGCGTAGGACTGTATCTCACCAGAAAAATACTGGAAGAGCAGGGTGGAAGCATATGTGTAAAAAGCGGCAGAAGGGGATGTCTGTTTCAGATCGTATATCCCAAAACCGGATACGGCATACAGCAAAATTAGAGGCAAACACAGGCTGTCCTTTGGGGCAGCCTTCTGCATTCCTGTCACCCTTTCGGTTTCTTACAAAACTGTTATCCTGTTTGAAATGCTTTTGTAAGGATACACGTGTAATATAAGAGTGAAACAGGAACTGTTCAGTACATCTTTTGCAATGGAATTTTTGCCGGCCTGCTGAACAGCTCTTCAAAATGACAGATAAGATAAGGAGAACCCCTATGAATGCAATGCTACTGGAAACAAAAGACTTATGTAAATATTACGGCAGCGGGGAGAATTTAGTAAAGGCTATAGACCATACCACCATGACCATACAGAGAGGAGAATTCACTGCCATTGTGGGCCGTTCCGGTTCGGGGAAGAGTACGCTGCTCCATATGCTCGGTGCCCTGGACCGCCCGGATAAAGGCA is a window encoding:
- a CDS encoding AraC family transcriptional regulator, with translation MDWIERLNKAINYLEEHIREDIDLEQTAKIACCSTYHFQRMFTYMAGIPLSEYIRRRRMSLAAADLQRSDAKIVDIALKYGYTSPTAFNRAFQSVHKITPSAAKKAGTSIKSYPPISFKIMIKGVEEMNYRIEEKEAFRIVGISQPMHKEVEKNFEIVPQMWGKAAADGTIPKLAAMMDRQPMGLLGVSACNDREEWKYFIAVSSSLPATEDLEEYEVPASTWAIFSGSGTNLSIQELEQRIVTEWLPTSGYEYADKPDIEVYLNPDPQNAQYEVWIPIVK
- a CDS encoding response regulator transcription factor produces the protein MKKTILLLEDDENLNRGISMRLEKEGYHVLSAFTAFEAEELFEKNEVHLIISDINLREGSGMDFCRRIREKSSVYIIFLTALDQETDIVAGYDIGADDYITKPFSLMILVSKVHALMKRVETSKPSVLKCGDIRVFLHEMKVWKNEEPLSLSKKELQLLIFFLENPQQIFSKEQIAEAVWDIDGQFVDDNTVPVNISRLKAKLEWDAVQNVRGMGYIWTKDVTKE
- a CDS encoding carbohydrate ABC transporter permease, which translates into the protein MERKKHALTGILFLLPSLAGVSVFVLIPFLDVTLRSFQNAVTRSWVGLDNYRVLFQTPAFRLAARNTLRFTGICIPILICVSLFISVFLQRQKRLRSLLKSAFLLPMAVPVASVVLLWRVTFHADGFLSLLAVHTGHAAADWMNTGYAFWVLVFSYIWKNLGYNIVLWTAGLSGIPYHLYEAARIDGAGEWACFRKITLPGLKPVLYTITVLSLLNSFKVFREGYLAAGDYPDESMYLLQHLFNNWFREMDFDKLAAAAVLMVFVIFGLISMLKRSWDLEE
- a CDS encoding sensor histidine kinase, which encodes MDKGRNKRIAVFIGLLALLLFGTLYTAFQWINTVHMENDMLLGRLILAKPETKGEYVSAVEGRSEFDISEALAAGRAAKAEYGYSGRYAAASPSIASFLPVLLLSALFFALLLSFLILYQKKLQSQAEFRIFRLEDQAAQLTQENRLLQSRIERETAETKTLVTDISHQLKTPLASLKMCYEIADTSSFTKEEQQSFLMQGKNEVIKLENLTKSLIQLSRLETNMILLEPVKASLKKTLQSAVNSVYMKAFQKNITLSVNEFQDEEVMQDPRWTQEALVNILDNAVKYSSPQSAVEIRVEPMVSYFLIEIEDQGMGIPKEERNQIFKRFYRGKSSAVQETDGSGVGLYLTRKILEEQGGSICVKSGRRGCLFQIVYPKTGYGIQQN
- a CDS encoding ABC transporter permease, encoding MRRTAGHVMQLLFGVICFICLAQALSCGETHTDKNTCVIQSGDQMDGYQALSLIRGSRDTDLHFTLWGESENILVAAPSLNRKTNASLITTAGSSGLVLPGTRTLENTDTGGCLIDEKLSVDLFGSSEICGETLLIEGRKYKILGILYGHRGIALIPAEKDTGTVIDRVSLKIPEKENQQETIRRFSGSTGIQGNLIPLYLYKAFSDALIRVTASFFLLFLLIGIFRKIKVRSRKYTVIFFLAAGLLSAAACIWVLDINIRVTGDMLPSKWSDFDFWSESARQKAGEAALLFKIEKSKMEYDQFTSSLTSVFFSLCSVLPGFLFLRSLRIKKLSSLLVMTVFFLLLSFSFCILHGPDSSLLVQERILWLFFPFCLLLKYLDTQLDDVPFWKKHP
- a CDS encoding carbohydrate ABC transporter permease, which gives rise to MSKKITGFLLLLLGAAVCYPVFFLFIGSLMGTGELKYHLGAVHGLGEGIVSWSLLPLTPTLRHYVELLLDTPEFFHMFWNSTALSAGILAGQLLVGVPAAWGFAKYEFPLKKLLFTLYILLMMMPFQVTMLSSYLVLSKMQLTDTLRAVILPCAFSTFPVFIMYRFFCGIPQAITDAAKIDGAGELAIFWHIGIPLGSSGIVSAVVLGFLESWNLIEQPLTFFKSKNLWPLSLYLPKISPERAGISFAASVITLLPALFVFLCGQDYLEQGIVAAAVKE
- a CDS encoding biotin/lipoyl-binding protein; this encodes MIHNKKQLPDIQKKAGQALAVFLAVMAFLTILSRAAANIITPTVVCIVPQKAALEYEITASGIVKEKQQQAVNTVPGIRVKKVLVSEGDRVSEQDILFELDMEDLEEKILLKNQEIEKLKLGLSDSREKSRLEQQNKSLEQSRADEDFQRTEESLDAQVQNASEALAEAQSRLEQFDIQKADAQESSPDSVGEELQKTSEERLLLLEQAEADLELKKELLEQAKTDNKPQDILAELEKDTEESQKAMQSAKEASLSADQALESWQAAREALEDQFSETQRQILADACMQAQNAYEDALRQREEGLTGAQRKIEDTRKRTAPDSTPKTTEMEIEALQIELDKYTALQKNNGQILSPAEGIVRKVQVEAGSATAESSSVTLADLSSGSRYTASIPKEQAEMIAEDVTVKLKSADGKKVSEELTINSINENKDDPDLTDIAVDIKNREFDIDEHASLEIKKQSVTYSCVVPLEALRMEDKQYLVLTVQETETILGKELTAVRTDVTVLEKNNTMAALKDDALNGSSQIILTSQKTVKAGDRIRLKEE